The genome window CGTGGAACGGCGGGGGGAGCCGGTCATCCGGGCCGCCGGCCCGGTGGGACCGGTACGCGAACACGTCCTGATCCAGCTCGGCGAGGCGCTCGGCGAGCCGCTCCGCGACCTCGGGGATCACCGGGTCCCGGCCGCCGTCCACGCCGACCTCCACCGCGGTCCGCGCGCCCGGGTCCAGGTCGGCGAACCAGTGGACCGTCCGCAGCGACGGCACGGGCGCCCGCGGTGGGCGACCGCCGAGGCACTGCACCGGCAGGAGGAGCTGTACGGCGGTCAGGTGCGGCGTGCCGGCGCGCGCCATGGTGTCCGCGGCGCACCGCAGGAACGGCTGGACGGGGAGCGGCCGGTCACCGGCCGGTGCGCGCACCTCCACCTGGAACCAGGCGATGAGCCCGGCCCCGGGCGCGGCCAGGGGGTGGTCCCACCCGGCGTCGTTCATCGCCCACAGGCCGGTGGCGCCGTACGGCAGGCCCGCCTGGTCCGCGCTCGCCTCGTCGAGCCAGCCCATGGCGAGCGACCGCTGGTGGAAGAGCTGATAGGCGTCGTGCTCGGGGTCGTGCCACGGGTGCCGGACCAGCCGGCCGTAGCAGGCGGCGAACATGGTGCCCCCGGGCGGCCGATCCTCGAGCGCTCCGGGCTCTGCGGGGACGTCGCGCACCGGCATGCCGGGTTCTCCCTGTCTGGTGGTTGCGAGAACCCTCCCATTAGTACCCGCGGTGGCCGACGGGGGCCTCGGCGATCGGCCTCCGTGGCGTGCCGAGCTCACCGAGCGCGCCGGCGTGCCGCGCCACGGCGCGGTGCCGGCACCGCATCGGGTACGGAGCGGCATGCCCGCCGGCGGCCGGGTATCCGGCGGCCGTGGCCGGCCGGAGTCCACCACGGTGACATGACCGGATCCCTGACAGCACTTGACCGCGCCCCACCCCTGATTGATTATATTTCCCACGCATAAAGCAGGAAATGTAGAGAAGGACGCGCGGTGCGATCACTCATCGTTCTCGGCCTGGTCGGCTTCGCCGCCCAGCTCGTCGACGGCAGCCTCGGAATGGCCTACGGGGTGACCTCCACCACACTGCTGCTGGCGGCCGGCACCAACGCCGCGGCGGCATCGGCCACCGTCCACCTGGCCGAGATCGGCACCACGCTCGCCTCGGGGATCTCCCACTGGCGGTTCGGCAACATCGACTGGAAGGTCGTCGGCAGGATCGCCGTCCCCGGCGCGATCGGCGCGTTCGCCGGCGCGACCTTCCTGTCGAGCCTGTCGACCGAGGTCGCCGCCCCGATCATGTCGATCATCCTGCTCACGCTGGGCGTCTACATCCTGGTCCGGTTCACCGCCTACGGCCTGCCCCGCCACAACCTGGGCAAGCCGCTGCGCTCCCGCTTCCTCGCCCCGCTCGGCCTGTTCGCCGGGTTCGTGGACGCCACGGGCGGTGGCGGCTGGGGGCCGATCGGCACCCCGGCCATCCTCGCCAGCGGCCGCCTCGCGCCGCGCAAGGTGATCGGCTCGATCGACGCCAGCGAGTCGCTGATCGCGCTCGCGGCCAGCGCCGGCTTCCTGGTCGGCCTCGGCTCGGAGAACATCGACTTCGCCTGGGTGGGGGTGCTGCTGCTCGGCGGTGTGATCGCCGCGCCGATCGCGGCTTGGCTGGTCCGCCACATCCCGCCGCGCATCCTCGGCTCCGCCGTGGGCGGCCTGATCATCCTCACCAACATCCGCACCCTGCTGCGCAGCGACTGGATCGGTGCCCCGGGTGACGTGCAGGCCACCGTCTACATCGCCATCGCGCTCGTCTGGGCCGCGGCCATCGCGTACTCGGTGCGCGAGTACCGCCGCAACAAGGAGCACGAGTCCGTGGAGGCGGTGGAGGCAGTGGAGACCGAGCTGCGCCGGCCCCGCGCCGAGGAGGAGCCCACCCCGGCCTGAGCCACCTCACGGGTCCGCACCGGCGGCCGGACCGTCGGGTGCGCGGTGCGCGGGGTGGCCCACCGCCCGCCGCGGGCCGGGAGGGTCCCCCGCCGCGCCACGCGCGCCGTACGGCCGGCCGCCCCGCACCCGGGCAGGCCCGCGCGCGGCGTGGGCGGGTCCCGGCGCCCCTTCACCCGGGACCGGCCGCCGCCGCGACGAGGCGGGAGGCGAGCTCCGGGTAGGCCGCCCAGTGGAGGTGCAGGTAGGAGGCGGCGATGAGCGGGCCGCCGAAGCCGTCGGCCCCGCCCGGCCAGCGGAACAGCGGCGGTGCCGCGTGGCGCGGCTCGGTGATCGTGCGGTGGAACTCGTGGCCGCGGTACCGCTCCCCCTCCCGGGTGACCACCGATGCGGACGCCACCGCGTCCCGGTAGCCGATGGCGAGCCGGTCGGTCATCCGCGCGGTGATGCCGAGCCGGCCGCACATGGGGTGGCCGTCGAGCTCGCGCCCCAGGTAGAGCAGGCCGGCGCACTCGGCGACGATCGGCCCGCGGAAGGCGGCCAGCTCGGCGCGGAGCGGCTCGTTGGCCGACAGCTCCGCGGCGTACACCTCGGGGAATCCCCCGCCGATCACCACCGCACCCGTGCCCTCGGGGAGGCGCTCGTCCCGGAGGGGGTCGAAGGTCACCACCTGCGCGCCCGCCGCGGAGAGCAGCTCGGCCTGCTCGGGGTAGCCGAAGGTGAACGCCGGGCCACCGGCCACCGCCACCACCGGGCCCGGGCGCGGGTCCGGCACCCCGGCCTCCGGCGTCCACGGCGCGGCGGTGAGCGGCGGCGCCGACCGGGCCACCGCCAGCAGGGCGCCGAGGTCACAGGAGCGCGCGATCAGCTCGGCCATGCGGTCCACCGCGGCCACCGCCTCCGCCCGGCGCTCCGCCGCGGGGATCAGCCCCAGGTGCCGGGAGGGGGTGACCACGCCGTCCACCCGCTGGATCACGCCGAGGGTGGGGATGCCGATCTCGTCCAGCACGGTACGGCACAGCTCCCCGTGCCCGGGGGAGCCGACCTTGTTGAGGATCACCCCGGCGACCCGTACCCGCTCATCGAAGGAGGCGAAGCCCCGCACGAGGGCGGCGACGGAGCGGGCCTGGCGCTCGGCGTCCACCACGAGGACCACCGGGGCGCCGAGGAGCCGGGCGATGTGCGCGGTGGAGCCGAAGTCATCGGTGCCCGCGCCGTCGTACATGCCCATGACGCCCTCGACCACGGCGACGTCGGCGTTCCGGGCGCCGTGGAGGAAGAGCGGCACGATCGACTCCTCGCCGGTGAGCCAGGGGTCGAGATTGCGGCCCGGCCGCCCGGTGGCGAGCGCGTGGTAGCCGGGGTCGATGTAGTCGGGCCCCACCTTGTGCGGGGAGACGCGCAGCCCCCGGGCGCGCAGCGCGGCCATCAGGCCGGTCGCCACCGTGGTCTTGCCGCTGTCCGAGGCGGGTGCGGCGATCACCAGCCGGGGCACCGAGGACCGGGATCGGGCTGCGGTCGCCCGGTCCTCGGCTTGGGCGCCCAGGCGGTCGCCGGGCCAACGGTCCTCTGCCTGGGCCGCCAGGCGGTCGCCGGGCCGGTGACCCTGCCCGGTCGCGGGCGGGCGCCTCCGCGCTCCGGCGGCCGGCCGGCGTTCCGGATGCCGGGCCGTACGGCCGGGGTGCTGCTCGCTCACGTCCCCCATGGTGTCATCCGCGGAGCGGGCGCCCCGGCGGGCGGCGCCGCACC of Thermobispora bispora DSM 43833 contains these proteins:
- a CDS encoding cobyrinate a,c-diamide synthase translates to MGDVSEQHPGRTARHPERRPAAGARRRPPATGQGHRPGDRLAAQAEDRWPGDRLGAQAEDRATAARSRSSVPRLVIAAPASDSGKTTVATGLMAALRARGLRVSPHKVGPDYIDPGYHALATGRPGRNLDPWLTGEESIVPLFLHGARNADVAVVEGVMGMYDGAGTDDFGSTAHIARLLGAPVVLVVDAERQARSVAALVRGFASFDERVRVAGVILNKVGSPGHGELCRTVLDEIGIPTLGVIQRVDGVVTPSRHLGLIPAAERRAEAVAAVDRMAELIARSCDLGALLAVARSAPPLTAAPWTPEAGVPDPRPGPVVAVAGGPAFTFGYPEQAELLSAAGAQVVTFDPLRDERLPEGTGAVVIGGGFPEVYAAELSANEPLRAELAAFRGPIVAECAGLLYLGRELDGHPMCGRLGITARMTDRLAIGYRDAVASASVVTREGERYRGHEFHRTITEPRHAAPPLFRWPGGADGFGGPLIAASYLHLHWAAYPELASRLVAAAAGPG
- a CDS encoding sulfite exporter TauE/SafE family protein codes for the protein MRSLIVLGLVGFAAQLVDGSLGMAYGVTSTTLLLAAGTNAAAASATVHLAEIGTTLASGISHWRFGNIDWKVVGRIAVPGAIGAFAGATFLSSLSTEVAAPIMSIILLTLGVYILVRFTAYGLPRHNLGKPLRSRFLAPLGLFAGFVDATGGGGWGPIGTPAILASGRLAPRKVIGSIDASESLIALAASAGFLVGLGSENIDFAWVGVLLLGGVIAAPIAAWLVRHIPPRILGSAVGGLIILTNIRTLLRSDWIGAPGDVQATVYIAIALVWAAAIAYSVREYRRNKEHESVEAVEAVETELRRPRAEEEPTPA